The proteins below come from a single Prochlorococcus marinus CUG1415 genomic window:
- the tgt gene encoding tRNA guanosine(34) transglycosylase Tgt, with protein MFEFEITSNCSNTAARTGIFYTPNGQVNTPKFMPVGTLATVKGMSSKQLNSTGSEMILSNTFHLHLQPGEKLVKESGGLHKFMNWPKPILTDSGGYQVFSLAKLNNISDKGVEFKNPRDGSYVFLSPEKVIQIQMDLGSDVAMAFDHCPPHTANENDIEDSLQRTHSWLQKCVETHQKSNQALFGIVQGGKYPRLREYSAKYTSSFDLPGIAVGGVSVGEAVEEIHSVINYVPKFLPINKPRYLMGIGSLREISLAVANGFDIFDCVLPTRLGRHGTAFFNDERLNLRNARFKNDFSPIDKTCKCETCKSYSRAYLHHLIRNDEILGLTLISLHNIAHLIRFTNAISNAIRENCFTNDFAPWKTSSIAHHTW; from the coding sequence GTGTTTGAATTTGAAATTACATCGAATTGCAGCAATACAGCTGCAAGAACTGGTATTTTTTATACACCAAATGGTCAGGTAAACACACCAAAATTTATGCCTGTGGGTACTTTGGCGACTGTTAAAGGAATGTCATCTAAGCAGTTAAACTCTACAGGGTCAGAAATGATTCTCTCTAATACCTTTCATCTTCATTTACAACCTGGAGAAAAACTAGTTAAAGAATCTGGCGGATTACATAAGTTCATGAATTGGCCTAAGCCTATTCTTACTGATTCAGGAGGATATCAAGTTTTTAGTTTGGCCAAATTAAATAATATTTCTGATAAAGGTGTGGAATTTAAAAATCCAAGAGATGGTAGTTATGTATTTTTATCACCTGAAAAAGTAATACAGATTCAAATGGATCTTGGATCGGATGTTGCGATGGCTTTCGATCATTGTCCTCCGCATACAGCTAACGAAAATGATATTGAGGACTCTTTACAAAGAACTCATTCATGGTTGCAAAAATGTGTTGAGACTCATCAGAAATCCAATCAAGCATTATTCGGCATAGTTCAAGGTGGTAAGTATCCGAGATTGAGAGAATATAGTGCAAAATATACAAGTTCTTTTGATCTGCCTGGAATAGCCGTGGGAGGTGTAAGTGTTGGCGAGGCAGTCGAAGAAATACATAGTGTAATTAATTACGTCCCGAAATTCTTACCAATAAATAAACCAAGATATTTAATGGGAATTGGCTCTTTAAGAGAAATTTCTTTAGCTGTTGCTAATGGATTCGATATATTTGACTGTGTTTTGCCTACAAGACTAGGAAGACATGGGACTGCATTTTTTAATGATGAAAGATTGAATTTGCGAAATGCTCGATTTAAAAATGACTTTTCTCCGATTGACAAAACTTGTAAATGCGAGACCTGTAAATCCTATTCCCGAGCATATCTACATCATCTGATTAGAAATGACGAAATATTAGGCCTAACCCTCATAAGTTTGCATAATATTGCTCACTTAATCAGATTTACAAATGCAATTTCTAATGCAATTAGAGAAAATTGTTTTACAAATGATTTCGCTCCTTGGAAAACATCCTCTATTGCTCACCATACGTGGTAA
- a CDS encoding photosystem II reaction center protein K, translating into MLILFNTFAELPQAYKAFAPTVDVLPLIPLFFFLLVFVWQAAVGFK; encoded by the coding sequence GTGCTCATTCTATTTAATACATTCGCTGAATTGCCCCAGGCTTACAAGGCCTTTGCTCCAACTGTTGATGTTCTTCCACTTATTCCTTTATTTTTCTTTTTATTAGTATTTGTTTGGCAAGCTGCAGTTGGATTTAAATAA
- a CDS encoding Gfo/Idh/MocA family protein, which translates to MQPTSSPVKVGVIGIGNMGWHHARVLSLLKDANLIGVADPNEERGRLAIEQFQCEWFKNYKDLIPKVDAICIAVPTLLHHKVGLDCLNGGTNVLIEKPIAANELEAKSLIEAANASKCLLQVGHIERFNPAFRELNKIVNNEEIVVLEARRHSPHAERANDVSVVMDLMIHDIDLILELVNSKIQKLAAVGGRNSEGLIDYVNATLVFKNNVIASLTASKMSHKKIRNLSAHCQNGLVETDFLNHSLQIHRKSHESYTAEHGELVYRNDGYVEEVSTTSIEPLYAELEHFLKCVQGKEKPEVDGEQASRALKIADFIESAVDNSGDAILLDNPV; encoded by the coding sequence ATGCAACCAACCTCATCACCCGTAAAGGTTGGAGTCATAGGTATAGGGAATATGGGCTGGCATCATGCTCGAGTACTAAGTTTACTAAAAGATGCAAATCTCATTGGAGTAGCAGATCCAAATGAAGAGAGAGGTAGATTAGCTATTGAACAATTTCAATGTGAATGGTTCAAAAATTATAAGGACTTAATTCCAAAAGTTGATGCTATTTGTATCGCTGTCCCGACACTACTTCATCATAAGGTAGGACTAGATTGTCTAAATGGAGGTACTAACGTTCTCATTGAAAAACCAATTGCAGCTAATGAGTTGGAGGCAAAATCCTTAATAGAGGCCGCTAATGCAAGTAAATGTCTATTACAAGTTGGGCATATTGAAAGATTTAATCCTGCTTTTAGAGAATTAAATAAAATAGTAAATAATGAAGAAATTGTTGTTTTAGAAGCAAGAAGGCACAGTCCTCATGCAGAAAGAGCAAATGATGTATCTGTAGTAATGGATTTAATGATTCATGACATTGATCTTATTTTAGAGCTTGTAAACTCAAAAATACAAAAATTAGCAGCTGTTGGAGGAAGAAATAGCGAAGGATTAATAGATTATGTAAATGCTACTTTAGTGTTTAAAAATAATGTTATTGCGAGCTTAACTGCCAGCAAAATGAGTCATAAAAAAATTAGAAATTTAAGTGCACACTGCCAAAATGGCCTAGTAGAAACTGATTTCTTAAATCACTCTTTACAAATCCATCGAAAGTCTCATGAATCATACACAGCTGAGCATGGAGAATTAGTTTATAGAAATGATGGATATGTCGAAGAAGTTAGCACAACTTCCATTGAGCCTCTTTATGCAGAACTGGAGCATTTTCTTAAATGCGTGCAGGGTAAAGAAAAACCTGAGGTAGATGGTGAGCAAGCCTCAAGAGCATTAAAAATTGCTGATTTTATAGAGAGTGCTGTAGATAATTCTGGAGATGCGATTTTACTTGACAATCCCGTCTAA